A single window of Canis lupus familiaris isolate Mischka breed German Shepherd chromosome 7, alternate assembly UU_Cfam_GSD_1.0, whole genome shotgun sequence DNA harbors:
- the PEAR1 gene encoding platelet endothelial aggregation receptor 1 isoform X1, giving the protein MPPPLRSLLLALGLGLAGTLNPSDPNTCSFWESFTTTTKESHTRPFSQLPSEPCDRPWESPHTCPQPTVVYRTVYRQVVKTDHRKRLQCCQGFYESRGTCVPLCAQECVHGRCVAPNRCQCAQGWRGDDCSSACAPGMWGPQCDKPCHCGNSSSCDPKSGACLCPSGLQPPHCLQPCHPGQYGPACQLRCQCHGAPCDPQTGACFCPLERTGPSCEVACLRDTRGFSCPSTYPCHNGGVFQASQGSCSCPPGWMGTICSLPCPEGFHGPNCSQECRCHNGGLCDRFTGQCRCTPGYTGDRCQEECPVGRFGQDCAETCDCALGARCFPANGACLCEHGFTGHRCAERLCPDGLYGLSCQEPCTCDPEHSLSCHPMSGECSCLPGWAGLYCNESCPQDTHGPGCQEHCLCLHGGVCQPDSGLCRCAPGYTGPHCASLCPPDTYGVGCSARCSCDNAIACSPIDGACVCKEGWQRGNCSVPCSPGTWGFGCNASCQCAHEAACSPQTGACTCTPGWHGTHCQLPCPKGQFGEGCASRCDCDHSDGCDPVHGHCQCQAGWTGTRCHLPCPEGFWGANCSNTCTCKNGGTCIPENGNCVCTPGFRGPSCQRSCQPGRYGKRCVPCKCANHSSCNPSDGTCYCLPGWTGTNCSQSCPRGRWGANCAQPCLCRHGGTCHPQHGSCSCPPGWTGHLCLEGCSPGMFGANCSQLCQCGPGERCHPETGACLCPPGYSGAPCRIGSQEPFTMMPTSPVTYNSLGAVIGIAVLGSLVVALLALFIGYRHWQKGKEHQHLAVAYSSRRLDSSEYVMPDVPPSYSHYYSNPSYHTLSQCSPNPPPPNKVPGSQLFASLQVPERPGGAHGHENHTTLPADWKHRREPPPGPLDRGSGRLDRSYSHNHGSNGGPGLFSSKEELGASVASLSSENPYATIRDLPSLLGNPWESSYVEMKGPPSGSPPRQPPQLRDSQRRRHPEPQRDSGTYEQPSPLTYDRDSVVSQPPLPPGLPPGHYDSPKNSHIPGHYDLPPVRHPPSPPLRRQDR; this is encoded by the exons ATGCCACCACCTCTGCgctccctcctcctggccctgggcctggggctggctgGTACCCTCAACCCCAGTGACCCCAACACCTGCAGCTTCTGGGAAAG cttcaccaccaccaccaaggagTCCCACACCCGCCCCTTCAGCCAGCTCCCCTCGGAGCCCTGTGACCGGCCCTGGGAGAGCCCTcacacctgcccccagcccac AGTTGTCTACCGGACAGTGTACCGCCAGGTGGTGAAGACAGACCACCGGAAGCGCCTGCAGTGCTGCCAGGGCTTCTATGagagcaggggcacctgtgtCC CACTTTGCGCCCAGGAGTGCGTTCATGGCCGCTGTGTGGCGCCCAATCGGTGCCAGTGTGCGCAGGGCTGGCGGGGTGACGACTGTTCCAGTG CATGTGCCCCAGGAATGTGGGGGCCACAGTGTGACAAGCCCTGCCACTGCGGCAACAGCAGCTCCTGTGACCCCAAGAGTGGAGCgtgtctctgcccttctggcCTACAACCCCCACACTGCCTCCAGCCCTGCCACCCCGGCCAGTATGGCCCTGCCTGCCAGTTGCGCTGCCAGTGCCATGGAGCACCCTGTGACCCCCagactggagcctgcttctgccccctGGAGAGAACTGGACCCAG CTGTGAGGTGGCCTGTCTTCGGGACACCCGTGGATTCTCCTGCCCCAGCACCTATCCCTGCCACAACGGGGGTGTCTTCCAGGCCTCTCAGGGCTCCTGCAGCTGCCCCCCTGGCTGGATG GGCACCATCTGTTCCCTGCCCTGTCCGGAGGGCTTCCACGGACCCAACTGCTCCCAGGAGTGCCGCTGTCACAACGGTGGCCTCTGCGACCGGTTCACCGGGCAGTGTCGCTGCACTCCAGGCTACACGGGGGATCG GTGCCAGGAGGAGTGCCCCGTGGGCCGCTTCGGCCAGGACTGCGCCGAGACGTGCGACTGCGCCCTGGGCGCTCGCTGCTTCCCCGCCAACGGCGCGTGCCTGTGCGAGCACGGCTTCACCGGGCACCGCTGCGCCGAGCGCCTCTGCCCCGACGGCCTCTACGGCCTCAGCTGCCAGGAGCCCTGCACCTGCGACCCGGAGCACAGCCTCAG CTGCCACCCGATGAGCGGAGAGTGCTCGTGCCTGCCGGGCTGGGCTGGCCTGTACTGCAACGAGAGCTGCCCGCAGGACACGCACGGGCCCGGCTGCCAGGAGCACTGCCTCTGCCTGCACGGCGGCGTGTGTCAGCCCGACAGCGGCCTGTGCCGGTGTGCGCCCGGCTACACG GGCCCGCACTGCGCCAGCCTCTGCCCCCCCGACACCTACGGAGTGGGCTGCTCCGCGCGTTGCTCCTGCGACAACGCCATCGCCTGCTCGCCCATAGACGGCGCCTGCGTCTGCAAGGAGG GTTGGCAGCGTGGTAACTGCTCTGTGCCCTGCTCGCCTGGAACCTGGGGCTTCGGTTGCAATGCCAGCTGCCAGTGTGCCCACGAGGCAGCCTGCAGCCCCCAAACTGGAGCCTGTACCTGCACCCCTGGGTGGCATGGGACCCACTGCCAGCTCCCCTGCCCG AAGGGGCAGTTTGGAGAAGGCTGTGCCAGTCGCTGTGATTGTGACCACTCTGATGGCTGCGACCCTGTTCATGGACACTGCCAGTGCCAGGCTGGCTGGACAG GTACCCGCTGTCACCTGCCCTGTCCCGAGGGCTTCTGGGGAGCCAACTGTAGTAACACCTGTACCTGCAAGAATGGGGGCACCTGCATCCCCGAAAATGGCAATTGTGTGTGCACCCCTGGATTCCGAGGCCCCTCCTGCCAGAGAT CCTGTCAGCCTGGCCGCTATGGAAAACGCTGTGTGCCCTGCAAGTGTGCCAACCACTCCTCCTGCAACCCCTCAGATGGGACCTGCTACTGTCTGCCTGGCTGGACAGGGACCAATTGCTCCCAAT CATGCCCTCGAGGCCGCTGGGGAGCCAACTGTGCCCAGCCCTGCCTGTGCCGCCATGGGGGGACCTGCCACCCTCAACATGGAAGCTGTTCCTGCCCTCCAGGCTGGACTGGACACCTCTGCTTGGAAG gCTGCTCTCCCGGGATGTTTGGTGCCAACTGCTCCCAGCTCTGCCAGTGTGGTCCTGGAGAGAGGTGCCACCCGGAGACTGGGGCCTGCCTGTGTCCCCCGGGATACAGTGGTGCCCCCTGCAGGATTG GAAGCCAGGAGCCCTTCACCATGATGCCTACCTCTCCAGTGACCTATAACTCGCTGGGGGCGGTGATTGGCATCGCAGTGCTTGGGTCCCTGGTGGTGGCCCTGCTGGCACTGTTCATTGGCTACCGCCATTGGCAGAAAGGCAAGGAGCACCAACACCTGGCTGTCGCCTACAGCAGCAGGCGCCTGGACAGCTCTGAGTATGTCATGCCAG ATGTCCCTCCAAGCTACAGCCACTACTACTCTAACCCCAGCTATCACACCCTGTCACAGTGTTCCCCGAATCCCCCGCCTCCTAACAAG GTTCCAGGCAGTCAGCTCTTCGCCAGCCTTCAAGTCCCTGAACGGCCAGGGGGAGCTCATGGGCACGAAAACCACACCACCCTGCCTGCTGACTGGAAGCACCGCCGGGAGCCCCCACCAGGGCCCCTGGACAGGG gtAGCGGCCGCCTGGACCGAAGCTACAGCCACAACCACGGTAGCAATGGTGGCCCAGGCCTATTCTCCAGCAAAG AGGAGCTGGGGGCCAGCGTGGCTTCCCTGAGCAGTGAAAACCCCTATGCCACCATCCGGGACCTGCCCAGCCTCCTAGGGAACCCCTGGGAGAGCAGCTATGTGGAGATGAAAGGCCCACCATCAGGGTCACCCCCCAGGCAGCCCCCTCAGCTCCGGGACAGCCAGAGGCGGCGACACCCCGAGCCACAGAGAGACAGTGGCACCTATGAACAGCCCAGTCCTCTGACCTACG aCCGAGACTCTGTGGTCTCCCAGCCCCCACTGCCTCCGGGCCTGCCCCCTGGCCACTACGACTCCCCGAAGAACAGCCACATCCCTGGACACTATGACTTGCCTCCAGTACGCCATCCCCCGTCACCCCCACTCCGGCGCCAGGACCGCTGA
- the PEAR1 gene encoding platelet endothelial aggregation receptor 1 isoform X2: MPPPLRSLLLALGLGLAGTLNPSDPNTCSFWERVVYRTVYRQVVKTDHRKRLQCCQGFYESRGTCVPLCAQECVHGRCVAPNRCQCAQGWRGDDCSSACAPGMWGPQCDKPCHCGNSSSCDPKSGACLCPSGLQPPHCLQPCHPGQYGPACQLRCQCHGAPCDPQTGACFCPLERTGPSCEVACLRDTRGFSCPSTYPCHNGGVFQASQGSCSCPPGWMGTICSLPCPEGFHGPNCSQECRCHNGGLCDRFTGQCRCTPGYTGDRCQEECPVGRFGQDCAETCDCALGARCFPANGACLCEHGFTGHRCAERLCPDGLYGLSCQEPCTCDPEHSLSCHPMSGECSCLPGWAGLYCNESCPQDTHGPGCQEHCLCLHGGVCQPDSGLCRCAPGYTGPHCASLCPPDTYGVGCSARCSCDNAIACSPIDGACVCKEGWQRGNCSVPCSPGTWGFGCNASCQCAHEAACSPQTGACTCTPGWHGTHCQLPCPKGQFGEGCASRCDCDHSDGCDPVHGHCQCQAGWTGTRCHLPCPEGFWGANCSNTCTCKNGGTCIPENGNCVCTPGFRGPSCQRSCQPGRYGKRCVPCKCANHSSCNPSDGTCYCLPGWTGTNCSQSCPRGRWGANCAQPCLCRHGGTCHPQHGSCSCPPGWTGHLCLEGCSPGMFGANCSQLCQCGPGERCHPETGACLCPPGYSGAPCRIGSQEPFTMMPTSPVTYNSLGAVIGIAVLGSLVVALLALFIGYRHWQKGKEHQHLAVAYSSRRLDSSEYVMPDVPPSYSHYYSNPSYHTLSQCSPNPPPPNKVPGSQLFASLQVPERPGGAHGHENHTTLPADWKHRREPPPGPLDRGSGRLDRSYSHNHGSNGGPGLFSSKEELGASVASLSSENPYATIRDLPSLLGNPWESSYVEMKGPPSGSPPRQPPQLRDSQRRRHPEPQRDSGTYEQPSPLTYDRDSVVSQPPLPPGLPPGHYDSPKNSHIPGHYDLPPVRHPPSPPLRRQDR, from the exons ATGCCACCACCTCTGCgctccctcctcctggccctgggcctggggctggctgGTACCCTCAACCCCAGTGACCCCAACACCTGCAGCTTCTGGGAAAG AGTTGTCTACCGGACAGTGTACCGCCAGGTGGTGAAGACAGACCACCGGAAGCGCCTGCAGTGCTGCCAGGGCTTCTATGagagcaggggcacctgtgtCC CACTTTGCGCCCAGGAGTGCGTTCATGGCCGCTGTGTGGCGCCCAATCGGTGCCAGTGTGCGCAGGGCTGGCGGGGTGACGACTGTTCCAGTG CATGTGCCCCAGGAATGTGGGGGCCACAGTGTGACAAGCCCTGCCACTGCGGCAACAGCAGCTCCTGTGACCCCAAGAGTGGAGCgtgtctctgcccttctggcCTACAACCCCCACACTGCCTCCAGCCCTGCCACCCCGGCCAGTATGGCCCTGCCTGCCAGTTGCGCTGCCAGTGCCATGGAGCACCCTGTGACCCCCagactggagcctgcttctgccccctGGAGAGAACTGGACCCAG CTGTGAGGTGGCCTGTCTTCGGGACACCCGTGGATTCTCCTGCCCCAGCACCTATCCCTGCCACAACGGGGGTGTCTTCCAGGCCTCTCAGGGCTCCTGCAGCTGCCCCCCTGGCTGGATG GGCACCATCTGTTCCCTGCCCTGTCCGGAGGGCTTCCACGGACCCAACTGCTCCCAGGAGTGCCGCTGTCACAACGGTGGCCTCTGCGACCGGTTCACCGGGCAGTGTCGCTGCACTCCAGGCTACACGGGGGATCG GTGCCAGGAGGAGTGCCCCGTGGGCCGCTTCGGCCAGGACTGCGCCGAGACGTGCGACTGCGCCCTGGGCGCTCGCTGCTTCCCCGCCAACGGCGCGTGCCTGTGCGAGCACGGCTTCACCGGGCACCGCTGCGCCGAGCGCCTCTGCCCCGACGGCCTCTACGGCCTCAGCTGCCAGGAGCCCTGCACCTGCGACCCGGAGCACAGCCTCAG CTGCCACCCGATGAGCGGAGAGTGCTCGTGCCTGCCGGGCTGGGCTGGCCTGTACTGCAACGAGAGCTGCCCGCAGGACACGCACGGGCCCGGCTGCCAGGAGCACTGCCTCTGCCTGCACGGCGGCGTGTGTCAGCCCGACAGCGGCCTGTGCCGGTGTGCGCCCGGCTACACG GGCCCGCACTGCGCCAGCCTCTGCCCCCCCGACACCTACGGAGTGGGCTGCTCCGCGCGTTGCTCCTGCGACAACGCCATCGCCTGCTCGCCCATAGACGGCGCCTGCGTCTGCAAGGAGG GTTGGCAGCGTGGTAACTGCTCTGTGCCCTGCTCGCCTGGAACCTGGGGCTTCGGTTGCAATGCCAGCTGCCAGTGTGCCCACGAGGCAGCCTGCAGCCCCCAAACTGGAGCCTGTACCTGCACCCCTGGGTGGCATGGGACCCACTGCCAGCTCCCCTGCCCG AAGGGGCAGTTTGGAGAAGGCTGTGCCAGTCGCTGTGATTGTGACCACTCTGATGGCTGCGACCCTGTTCATGGACACTGCCAGTGCCAGGCTGGCTGGACAG GTACCCGCTGTCACCTGCCCTGTCCCGAGGGCTTCTGGGGAGCCAACTGTAGTAACACCTGTACCTGCAAGAATGGGGGCACCTGCATCCCCGAAAATGGCAATTGTGTGTGCACCCCTGGATTCCGAGGCCCCTCCTGCCAGAGAT CCTGTCAGCCTGGCCGCTATGGAAAACGCTGTGTGCCCTGCAAGTGTGCCAACCACTCCTCCTGCAACCCCTCAGATGGGACCTGCTACTGTCTGCCTGGCTGGACAGGGACCAATTGCTCCCAAT CATGCCCTCGAGGCCGCTGGGGAGCCAACTGTGCCCAGCCCTGCCTGTGCCGCCATGGGGGGACCTGCCACCCTCAACATGGAAGCTGTTCCTGCCCTCCAGGCTGGACTGGACACCTCTGCTTGGAAG gCTGCTCTCCCGGGATGTTTGGTGCCAACTGCTCCCAGCTCTGCCAGTGTGGTCCTGGAGAGAGGTGCCACCCGGAGACTGGGGCCTGCCTGTGTCCCCCGGGATACAGTGGTGCCCCCTGCAGGATTG GAAGCCAGGAGCCCTTCACCATGATGCCTACCTCTCCAGTGACCTATAACTCGCTGGGGGCGGTGATTGGCATCGCAGTGCTTGGGTCCCTGGTGGTGGCCCTGCTGGCACTGTTCATTGGCTACCGCCATTGGCAGAAAGGCAAGGAGCACCAACACCTGGCTGTCGCCTACAGCAGCAGGCGCCTGGACAGCTCTGAGTATGTCATGCCAG ATGTCCCTCCAAGCTACAGCCACTACTACTCTAACCCCAGCTATCACACCCTGTCACAGTGTTCCCCGAATCCCCCGCCTCCTAACAAG GTTCCAGGCAGTCAGCTCTTCGCCAGCCTTCAAGTCCCTGAACGGCCAGGGGGAGCTCATGGGCACGAAAACCACACCACCCTGCCTGCTGACTGGAAGCACCGCCGGGAGCCCCCACCAGGGCCCCTGGACAGGG gtAGCGGCCGCCTGGACCGAAGCTACAGCCACAACCACGGTAGCAATGGTGGCCCAGGCCTATTCTCCAGCAAAG AGGAGCTGGGGGCCAGCGTGGCTTCCCTGAGCAGTGAAAACCCCTATGCCACCATCCGGGACCTGCCCAGCCTCCTAGGGAACCCCTGGGAGAGCAGCTATGTGGAGATGAAAGGCCCACCATCAGGGTCACCCCCCAGGCAGCCCCCTCAGCTCCGGGACAGCCAGAGGCGGCGACACCCCGAGCCACAGAGAGACAGTGGCACCTATGAACAGCCCAGTCCTCTGACCTACG aCCGAGACTCTGTGGTCTCCCAGCCCCCACTGCCTCCGGGCCTGCCCCCTGGCCACTACGACTCCCCGAAGAACAGCCACATCCCTGGACACTATGACTTGCCTCCAGTACGCCATCCCCCGTCACCCCCACTCCGGCGCCAGGACCGCTGA